The following proteins are co-located in the Pomacea canaliculata isolate SZHN2017 linkage group LG10, ASM307304v1, whole genome shotgun sequence genome:
- the LOC112573680 gene encoding uncharacterized protein LOC112573680 isoform X3 codes for MDIYGNTTSLMFVEPENAPREILARGLEAVQAYDQSCGSGVQPVFRTRLMLVGKDRVGKTSLKRAITGQQHNSAEQSTDGIDLSASCSFSLSNRSSWKLAIRGDNVLNEESQPERHDLGIIGGPGGLEEEYNYAIASNIVQELLLQSRQQETAGSDTKISGLHSSASILNTGLCPLHSSVPSSSLSTPKTNKKNTSSLPHQTLDKRLEECMPEFSPQVPERVVTLVHEMLNTFLSRKESGVTEDSRKQPLQKDKTVVLNIWDFAGQAAYYTTHQVFLTSRAVYVIVFNLCDDFIFPSEDDDQNENELSTLEYMDFWMRSIHAHAAENTSDDVDNTTLSPPIFVVGTHRNSLHENPEVQAEMVDEKFSELREFLADKPYTRHLVTPFYAVENSLPYGEDLQIMQLKEDIERVAGQQPYMGEQMPIRWLRFEQELTEKADSGTNYASLNQVREMARNHGVNTDEEFHTMLAFYHDLGLLIHYAATDDSTAMPDDVLANTVVLCPQWLAQAFKHIVLDRRPNDLWDLQAECWERLERSGILDKTLLPSLLPGSAAEHAVLLRLMEKLDLLCPTAATQDSQEENSNYIIPMRLSICHNTRSMYMQTMEDAVLYLDFNGFLPDGLFFRILNRTFRWSQTLGGRDQCLSRDVARFYLDSNHDLVLHMSQRHLHRVKVVIMFVGQQEATSPRRTGRPQPAACALVRNFLESTLADLRHLWMKRIAYQVCVVCPCKRVCELHKTEGCNEENCLHFLHLDECLASKVVCCEHRRVKTDGVRSWFPEPQNLGFQAPIVPVVQLEESYGNIEKQIQGLPLWMKSAAKLLNSGDENQDWMALARLLEYKASRIERLTEDANPALAFLMDWVVSNGNTTMAVDLLTSCLQQLGRDDVIMLIQRARENEGPAPQVFLSYQWEAQDQVRSIRDHLERLGYSCWMDVGQMGGGDHLRAKIEEGLRNCKVVVACLSARYVASQLCSRELCLADLLQKPIVPVMLHPLPWPPPGAVALCLAHLVYINMQGVGGHGGSGIHADLQDKYAEIVQRVAMYATPTLTPYVRLSKLTSGIQRQLSQSSDTSETGSEEPVTYRYPSEGSFSERIPQYMHDPSEPSMDVLLSRISESEVAAPMRQVPTANVTKCTVCTVL; via the exons ATGGACATCTATGGAAATACAACCAGCTTGATGTTTGTGGAACCTG AAAATGCACCCAGAGAAATACTTGCACGAGGTCTGGAAGCGGTACAAGCCTATGACCAATCCTGTGGTAGCGGTGTGCAGCCTGTCTTTCGCACACGGCTGATGTTGGTAGGCAAAGACAGAGTGGGCAAAACAAGTCTTAAACGAGCCATAACAGGACAACA ACATAATTCCGCTGAACAAAGTACAGATGGTATTGACCTGTCTGCCTCATGCTCCTTCAGTTTATCAAATCGGTCATCATGGAAATTAGCCATCAGAGGGGATAATGTTCTTAACGAGGAAAGTCAGCCTGAAAGGCATGACTTGGGCATTAtag GGGGTCCAGGTGGTCTAGAGGAAGAGTACAACTATGCCATTGCTTCAAACATCGTTCAAGAATTGTTGTTGCAGTCACGACAGCAGGAGACAGCTGGAAGTGATACCAAAATCTCTGGTCTTCACTCTTCAGCCAGCATTCTCAACACAGGCTTGTGTCCCTTACACAGTTCTGTCCCAAGCAGTAGTTTATCTACACCTAAAACCAATAAG AAGAATACTTCATCTTTGCCCCATCAGACTTTGGACAAAAGGCTTGAAGAATGCATGCCAGAGTTTTCACCACAAGTTCCAGAAAGAGTGGTCACATTGGTGCATGAGATGCTGAACACCTTCCTGTCAAGAAAGGAGTCAGGGGTAACAGAAGATTCAAGAAAACAACCTCTCCAGAAGGACAAGACTGTTGTTTTGAATATCTGGGACTTTGCAGGCCAGGCAGCTTATTACACAACACATCAG GTGTTTCTTACTAGTAGAGCCGTGTATGTGATTGTCTTCAACCTATgcgatgattttatttttccttcagaaGATGATGACCAG AATGAGAATGAGTTATCAACCCTAGAATACATGGACTTCTGGATGCGTTCTATTCATGCACATGCAGCGGAAAATACTTCTGATGATGTAGACAATACCACCTTGTCCCCACCAATCTTTGTAGTAGGCACACATCGTAACAGTCTCCATGAGAATCCTGAAGTACAAGCAGAGATG GTGGATGAGAAGTTTAGTGAACTTCGAGAATTTCTGGCTGACAAACCATACACACGACATTTGGTGACACCATTCTATGCAGTGGAAAACAGTCTACCTTATGGAGAGGACCTACAG ATCATGCAGCTGAAGGAAGATATTGAGCGTGTAGCAGGACAACAACCTTACATGGGAGAGCAAATGCCAATACGCTGGCTGCGATTTGAACAAGAGCTGACTGAAAAAGCTGACTCGGGCACGAACTATGCCTCGCTGAACCAG GTGAGGGAAATGGCCCGAAATCATGGGGTGAATACAGATGAAGAGTTTCATACCATGCTAGCATTCTACCATGACCTTGGGCTTCTTATTCATTATGCTGCCACTGATGATAGCACAGCCATGCCAGATGACGTGTTGGCAAACACCGTCGTGCTATGTCCTCAGTGGCTAGCCCAGGCCTTCAAGCACATTGTCTTGGACAGGCGGCCTAACGACCTG TGGGATCTACAGGCAGAGTGTTGGGAGAGATTAGAGAGATCAGGCATCCTGGACAAGACTCTCTTGCCATCGTTGTTGCCTGGAAGTGCAGCTGAGCATGCAGTTCTTCTCAGACTGATGGAAAAACTAGATTTACTTTGTCCAACGGCAGCAACACAG GACTCGCAAGAGGAAAACAGTAATTATATTATCCCTATGCGACTCAGCATCTGTCACAATACCCGCAGCATGTACATGCAGACTATGGAAGATGCTGTGCTATATTTAGACTTCAACGGGTTTTTGCCAG ATGGCCTGTTTTTCCGCATTCTGAATCGTACATTCCGTTGGTCGCAAACACTGGGTGGGAGGGATCAGTGTCTCTCTCGAGATGTTGCAAGATTTTACCTTGACTCCAACCATGATCTTGTTCTGCATATGTCCCAGAGACACCTTCACAGAGTGAAG GTAGTAATCATGTTTGTGGGGCAACAAGAAGCCACTTCTCCTCGTCGTACTGGCAGACCACAGCCTGCTGCCTGTGCTTTG GTGCGCAATTTCCTAGAGTCTACCCTGGCAGACCTGCGTCACCTGTGGATGAAGCGTATTGCATACCAGGTGTGTGTGGTTTGCCCTTGCAAGCGTGTGTGTGAACTGCACAAGACTGAAGGATGCAATGAAGAGAATTGTCTACATTTTCTTCACCTGGATGAATGCCTTGCAAGCAAG GTGGTGTGCTGTGAACATCGACGTGTGAAAACAGATGGTGTACGTTCTTGGTTTCCCGAACCTCAGAATCTTG GCTTTCAAGCACCCATTGTGCCAGTTGTTCAGTTGGAGGAGAGCTATGGAAACATTGAAAAGCAAATTCAGGGCCTACCTTTGTGGATGAAGAGTGCCGCAAAACTGTTAAACAGCGGGGATGAGAACCAGGACTGGATGGCCCTGGCCCGACTCTTGG AATATAAGGCATCACGCATTGAACGCCTAACAGAAGATGCCAATCCAGCTCTGGCATTTCTGATGGACTGGGTGGTTTCCAATGGCAACACAACCATGGCTGTTGACCTGCTGACCTCTTGCCTTCAGCAGCTGGGACGTGATGATGTCATCATGTTGATTCAGCGTGCTAGAG AGAATGAGGGTCCTGCTCCTCAGGTGTTCCTCAGCTACCAGTGGGAAGCTCAAGATCAGGTGCGCAGCATTAGGGATCATTTGGAGCGGCTGGGCTACTCCTGCTGGATGGATGTGGGCCAAATGGGTGGTGGTGATCATCTGCGTGCTAAAATTGAGGAGGGGCTGCGCAATTGTAAG gtGGTGGTTGCCTGCCTGTCTGCGCGCTATGTAGCATCACAGTTGTGCAGCAGGGAGCTGTGTCTGGCTGACTTGCTGCAGAAGCCAATCGTGCCAGTCATGCTTCACCCCCTTCCCTGGCCCCCACCTGGTGCTGTGGCCCTTTGCCTGGCCCACTTAGTTTACATCAATATGCAAG GTGTGGGAGGGCATGGAGGATCTGGAATTCATGCTGATCTGCAAGACAAGTATGCGGAAATTGTTCAGCGTGTTGCCATGTATGCTACACCAACACTTACTCCATATGTCCGCCTCAGCAAGCTTACTTCCGGAATCCAGAGGCAGTTGTCCCAATCATCAGACACCTCAGAGACAGGAAGTGAAGAGCCAGTGACATACCGATACCCAAGTGAGGGATCCTTCAGTGAACGCATACCTCAGTACATGCATGATCCCTCTGAGCCATCCATGGACGTCCTGCTGTCGCGCATCAGTGAGTCAGAGGTTGCTGCTCCCATGCGGCAAGTTCCCACAGCTAATGTGACAAAATGCACTGTGTGCACCGTCTTGTGA
- the LOC112573680 gene encoding uncharacterized protein LOC112573680 isoform X1: MKFHSTHGRAITLLDNRMHAVRDGATFGNGIVFGDQPLLVGQKVCLKMGCVFTWSGALRIGVTTHNPARLAVEQLPKYVYPDLTSKEGFWARAVPEKMVSSGCRVMVYLTSSGHMQIFINGQHMGVLLTDLPTNQTLWLLMDIYGNTTSLMFVEPENAPREILARGLEAVQAYDQSCGSGVQPVFRTRLMLVGKDRVGKTSLKRAITGQQHNSAEQSTDGIDLSASCSFSLSNRSSWKLAIRGDNVLNEESQPERHDLGIIGGPGGLEEEYNYAIASNIVQELLLQSRQQETAGSDTKISGLHSSASILNTGLCPLHSSVPSSSLSTPKTNKKNTSSLPHQTLDKRLEECMPEFSPQVPERVVTLVHEMLNTFLSRKESGVTEDSRKQPLQKDKTVVLNIWDFAGQAAYYTTHQVFLTSRAVYVIVFNLCDDFIFPSEDDDQNENELSTLEYMDFWMRSIHAHAAENTSDDVDNTTLSPPIFVVGTHRNSLHENPEVQAEMVDEKFSELREFLADKPYTRHLVTPFYAVENSLPYGEDLQIMQLKEDIERVAGQQPYMGEQMPIRWLRFEQELTEKADSGTNYASLNQVREMARNHGVNTDEEFHTMLAFYHDLGLLIHYAATDDSTAMPDDVLANTVVLCPQWLAQAFKHIVLDRRPNDLWDLQAECWERLERSGILDKTLLPSLLPGSAAEHAVLLRLMEKLDLLCPTAATQDSQEENSNYIIPMRLSICHNTRSMYMQTMEDAVLYLDFNGFLPDGLFFRILNRTFRWSQTLGGRDQCLSRDVARFYLDSNHDLVLHMSQRHLHRVKVVIMFVGQQEATSPRRTGRPQPAACALVRNFLESTLADLRHLWMKRIAYQVCVVCPCKRVCELHKTEGCNEENCLHFLHLDECLASKVVCCEHRRVKTDGVRSWFPEPQNLGFQAPIVPVVQLEESYGNIEKQIQGLPLWMKSAAKLLNSGDENQDWMALARLLEYKASRIERLTEDANPALAFLMDWVVSNGNTTMAVDLLTSCLQQLGRDDVIMLIQRARENEGPAPQVFLSYQWEAQDQVRSIRDHLERLGYSCWMDVGQMGGGDHLRAKIEEGLRNCKVVVACLSARYVASQLCSRELCLADLLQKPIVPVMLHPLPWPPPGAVALCLAHLVYINMQGVGGHGGSGIHADLQDKYAEIVQRVAMYATPTLTPYVRLSKLTSGIQRQLSQSSDTSETGSEEPVTYRYPSEGSFSERIPQYMHDPSEPSMDVLLSRISESEVAAPMRQVPTANVTKCTVCTVL; the protein is encoded by the exons ATGAAGTTCCATTCCACCCACGGCAGGGCTATTACCCTGTTAGATAACCGCATGCATGCTGTGCGAGATGGTGCCACCTTTGGCAATGGCATTGTCTTTGGTGACCAACCACTTCTTGTTGGTCAGAAGGTTTGTTTGAAGATGGGATGTGTATTCACTTGGAGTGGAGCTCTTCGCATTGGTGTTACTACTCACAATCCAGCCAGATTAGCAGTTGAACAATTACCGAAGTATGTGTATCCAGACTTAACATCTAAAGAAGGGTTCTGGGCCAGAGCAGTCCCAGAAAAGATGGTAAGCTCAGGATGTCGGGTGATGGTGTATTTGACCAGTTCTGGCCACATGCAGATTTTTATTAATGGGCAGCATATGGGTGTCTTGCTGACAGATCTGCCCACCAACCAAACCCTGTGGCTATTGATGGACATCTATGGAAATACAACCAGCTTGATGTTTGTGGAACCTG AAAATGCACCCAGAGAAATACTTGCACGAGGTCTGGAAGCGGTACAAGCCTATGACCAATCCTGTGGTAGCGGTGTGCAGCCTGTCTTTCGCACACGGCTGATGTTGGTAGGCAAAGACAGAGTGGGCAAAACAAGTCTTAAACGAGCCATAACAGGACAACA ACATAATTCCGCTGAACAAAGTACAGATGGTATTGACCTGTCTGCCTCATGCTCCTTCAGTTTATCAAATCGGTCATCATGGAAATTAGCCATCAGAGGGGATAATGTTCTTAACGAGGAAAGTCAGCCTGAAAGGCATGACTTGGGCATTAtag GGGGTCCAGGTGGTCTAGAGGAAGAGTACAACTATGCCATTGCTTCAAACATCGTTCAAGAATTGTTGTTGCAGTCACGACAGCAGGAGACAGCTGGAAGTGATACCAAAATCTCTGGTCTTCACTCTTCAGCCAGCATTCTCAACACAGGCTTGTGTCCCTTACACAGTTCTGTCCCAAGCAGTAGTTTATCTACACCTAAAACCAATAAG AAGAATACTTCATCTTTGCCCCATCAGACTTTGGACAAAAGGCTTGAAGAATGCATGCCAGAGTTTTCACCACAAGTTCCAGAAAGAGTGGTCACATTGGTGCATGAGATGCTGAACACCTTCCTGTCAAGAAAGGAGTCAGGGGTAACAGAAGATTCAAGAAAACAACCTCTCCAGAAGGACAAGACTGTTGTTTTGAATATCTGGGACTTTGCAGGCCAGGCAGCTTATTACACAACACATCAG GTGTTTCTTACTAGTAGAGCCGTGTATGTGATTGTCTTCAACCTATgcgatgattttatttttccttcagaaGATGATGACCAG AATGAGAATGAGTTATCAACCCTAGAATACATGGACTTCTGGATGCGTTCTATTCATGCACATGCAGCGGAAAATACTTCTGATGATGTAGACAATACCACCTTGTCCCCACCAATCTTTGTAGTAGGCACACATCGTAACAGTCTCCATGAGAATCCTGAAGTACAAGCAGAGATG GTGGATGAGAAGTTTAGTGAACTTCGAGAATTTCTGGCTGACAAACCATACACACGACATTTGGTGACACCATTCTATGCAGTGGAAAACAGTCTACCTTATGGAGAGGACCTACAG ATCATGCAGCTGAAGGAAGATATTGAGCGTGTAGCAGGACAACAACCTTACATGGGAGAGCAAATGCCAATACGCTGGCTGCGATTTGAACAAGAGCTGACTGAAAAAGCTGACTCGGGCACGAACTATGCCTCGCTGAACCAG GTGAGGGAAATGGCCCGAAATCATGGGGTGAATACAGATGAAGAGTTTCATACCATGCTAGCATTCTACCATGACCTTGGGCTTCTTATTCATTATGCTGCCACTGATGATAGCACAGCCATGCCAGATGACGTGTTGGCAAACACCGTCGTGCTATGTCCTCAGTGGCTAGCCCAGGCCTTCAAGCACATTGTCTTGGACAGGCGGCCTAACGACCTG TGGGATCTACAGGCAGAGTGTTGGGAGAGATTAGAGAGATCAGGCATCCTGGACAAGACTCTCTTGCCATCGTTGTTGCCTGGAAGTGCAGCTGAGCATGCAGTTCTTCTCAGACTGATGGAAAAACTAGATTTACTTTGTCCAACGGCAGCAACACAG GACTCGCAAGAGGAAAACAGTAATTATATTATCCCTATGCGACTCAGCATCTGTCACAATACCCGCAGCATGTACATGCAGACTATGGAAGATGCTGTGCTATATTTAGACTTCAACGGGTTTTTGCCAG ATGGCCTGTTTTTCCGCATTCTGAATCGTACATTCCGTTGGTCGCAAACACTGGGTGGGAGGGATCAGTGTCTCTCTCGAGATGTTGCAAGATTTTACCTTGACTCCAACCATGATCTTGTTCTGCATATGTCCCAGAGACACCTTCACAGAGTGAAG GTAGTAATCATGTTTGTGGGGCAACAAGAAGCCACTTCTCCTCGTCGTACTGGCAGACCACAGCCTGCTGCCTGTGCTTTG GTGCGCAATTTCCTAGAGTCTACCCTGGCAGACCTGCGTCACCTGTGGATGAAGCGTATTGCATACCAGGTGTGTGTGGTTTGCCCTTGCAAGCGTGTGTGTGAACTGCACAAGACTGAAGGATGCAATGAAGAGAATTGTCTACATTTTCTTCACCTGGATGAATGCCTTGCAAGCAAG GTGGTGTGCTGTGAACATCGACGTGTGAAAACAGATGGTGTACGTTCTTGGTTTCCCGAACCTCAGAATCTTG GCTTTCAAGCACCCATTGTGCCAGTTGTTCAGTTGGAGGAGAGCTATGGAAACATTGAAAAGCAAATTCAGGGCCTACCTTTGTGGATGAAGAGTGCCGCAAAACTGTTAAACAGCGGGGATGAGAACCAGGACTGGATGGCCCTGGCCCGACTCTTGG AATATAAGGCATCACGCATTGAACGCCTAACAGAAGATGCCAATCCAGCTCTGGCATTTCTGATGGACTGGGTGGTTTCCAATGGCAACACAACCATGGCTGTTGACCTGCTGACCTCTTGCCTTCAGCAGCTGGGACGTGATGATGTCATCATGTTGATTCAGCGTGCTAGAG AGAATGAGGGTCCTGCTCCTCAGGTGTTCCTCAGCTACCAGTGGGAAGCTCAAGATCAGGTGCGCAGCATTAGGGATCATTTGGAGCGGCTGGGCTACTCCTGCTGGATGGATGTGGGCCAAATGGGTGGTGGTGATCATCTGCGTGCTAAAATTGAGGAGGGGCTGCGCAATTGTAAG gtGGTGGTTGCCTGCCTGTCTGCGCGCTATGTAGCATCACAGTTGTGCAGCAGGGAGCTGTGTCTGGCTGACTTGCTGCAGAAGCCAATCGTGCCAGTCATGCTTCACCCCCTTCCCTGGCCCCCACCTGGTGCTGTGGCCCTTTGCCTGGCCCACTTAGTTTACATCAATATGCAAG GTGTGGGAGGGCATGGAGGATCTGGAATTCATGCTGATCTGCAAGACAAGTATGCGGAAATTGTTCAGCGTGTTGCCATGTATGCTACACCAACACTTACTCCATATGTCCGCCTCAGCAAGCTTACTTCCGGAATCCAGAGGCAGTTGTCCCAATCATCAGACACCTCAGAGACAGGAAGTGAAGAGCCAGTGACATACCGATACCCAAGTGAGGGATCCTTCAGTGAACGCATACCTCAGTACATGCATGATCCCTCTGAGCCATCCATGGACGTCCTGCTGTCGCGCATCAGTGAGTCAGAGGTTGCTGCTCCCATGCGGCAAGTTCCCACAGCTAATGTGACAAAATGCACTGTGTGCACCGTCTTGTGA
- the LOC112573680 gene encoding uncharacterized protein LOC112573680 isoform X2, with protein sequence MKFHSTHGRAITLLDNRMHAVRDGATFGNGIVFGDQPLLVGQKVCLKMGCVFTWSGALRIGVTTHNPARLAVEQLPKYVYPDLTSKEGFWARAVPEKMVSSGCRVMVYLTSSGHMQIFINGQHMGVLLTDLPTNQTLWLLMDIYGNTTSLMFVEPENAPREILARGLEAVQAYDQSCGSGVQPVFRTRLMLVGKDRVGKTSLKRAITGQQHNSAEQSTDGIDLSASCSFSLSNRSSWKLAIRGDNVLNEESQPERHDLGIIGGPGGLEEEYNYAIASNIVQELLLQSRQQETAGSDTKISGLHSSASILNTGLCPLHSSVPSSSLSTPKTNKTLDKRLEECMPEFSPQVPERVVTLVHEMLNTFLSRKESGVTEDSRKQPLQKDKTVVLNIWDFAGQAAYYTTHQVFLTSRAVYVIVFNLCDDFIFPSEDDDQNENELSTLEYMDFWMRSIHAHAAENTSDDVDNTTLSPPIFVVGTHRNSLHENPEVQAEMVDEKFSELREFLADKPYTRHLVTPFYAVENSLPYGEDLQIMQLKEDIERVAGQQPYMGEQMPIRWLRFEQELTEKADSGTNYASLNQVREMARNHGVNTDEEFHTMLAFYHDLGLLIHYAATDDSTAMPDDVLANTVVLCPQWLAQAFKHIVLDRRPNDLWDLQAECWERLERSGILDKTLLPSLLPGSAAEHAVLLRLMEKLDLLCPTAATQDSQEENSNYIIPMRLSICHNTRSMYMQTMEDAVLYLDFNGFLPDGLFFRILNRTFRWSQTLGGRDQCLSRDVARFYLDSNHDLVLHMSQRHLHRVKVVIMFVGQQEATSPRRTGRPQPAACALVRNFLESTLADLRHLWMKRIAYQVCVVCPCKRVCELHKTEGCNEENCLHFLHLDECLASKVVCCEHRRVKTDGVRSWFPEPQNLGFQAPIVPVVQLEESYGNIEKQIQGLPLWMKSAAKLLNSGDENQDWMALARLLEYKASRIERLTEDANPALAFLMDWVVSNGNTTMAVDLLTSCLQQLGRDDVIMLIQRARENEGPAPQVFLSYQWEAQDQVRSIRDHLERLGYSCWMDVGQMGGGDHLRAKIEEGLRNCKVVVACLSARYVASQLCSRELCLADLLQKPIVPVMLHPLPWPPPGAVALCLAHLVYINMQGVGGHGGSGIHADLQDKYAEIVQRVAMYATPTLTPYVRLSKLTSGIQRQLSQSSDTSETGSEEPVTYRYPSEGSFSERIPQYMHDPSEPSMDVLLSRISESEVAAPMRQVPTANVTKCTVCTVL encoded by the exons ATGAAGTTCCATTCCACCCACGGCAGGGCTATTACCCTGTTAGATAACCGCATGCATGCTGTGCGAGATGGTGCCACCTTTGGCAATGGCATTGTCTTTGGTGACCAACCACTTCTTGTTGGTCAGAAGGTTTGTTTGAAGATGGGATGTGTATTCACTTGGAGTGGAGCTCTTCGCATTGGTGTTACTACTCACAATCCAGCCAGATTAGCAGTTGAACAATTACCGAAGTATGTGTATCCAGACTTAACATCTAAAGAAGGGTTCTGGGCCAGAGCAGTCCCAGAAAAGATGGTAAGCTCAGGATGTCGGGTGATGGTGTATTTGACCAGTTCTGGCCACATGCAGATTTTTATTAATGGGCAGCATATGGGTGTCTTGCTGACAGATCTGCCCACCAACCAAACCCTGTGGCTATTGATGGACATCTATGGAAATACAACCAGCTTGATGTTTGTGGAACCTG AAAATGCACCCAGAGAAATACTTGCACGAGGTCTGGAAGCGGTACAAGCCTATGACCAATCCTGTGGTAGCGGTGTGCAGCCTGTCTTTCGCACACGGCTGATGTTGGTAGGCAAAGACAGAGTGGGCAAAACAAGTCTTAAACGAGCCATAACAGGACAACA ACATAATTCCGCTGAACAAAGTACAGATGGTATTGACCTGTCTGCCTCATGCTCCTTCAGTTTATCAAATCGGTCATCATGGAAATTAGCCATCAGAGGGGATAATGTTCTTAACGAGGAAAGTCAGCCTGAAAGGCATGACTTGGGCATTAtag GGGGTCCAGGTGGTCTAGAGGAAGAGTACAACTATGCCATTGCTTCAAACATCGTTCAAGAATTGTTGTTGCAGTCACGACAGCAGGAGACAGCTGGAAGTGATACCAAAATCTCTGGTCTTCACTCTTCAGCCAGCATTCTCAACACAGGCTTGTGTCCCTTACACAGTTCTGTCCCAAGCAGTAGTTTATCTACACCTAAAACCAATAAG ACTTTGGACAAAAGGCTTGAAGAATGCATGCCAGAGTTTTCACCACAAGTTCCAGAAAGAGTGGTCACATTGGTGCATGAGATGCTGAACACCTTCCTGTCAAGAAAGGAGTCAGGGGTAACAGAAGATTCAAGAAAACAACCTCTCCAGAAGGACAAGACTGTTGTTTTGAATATCTGGGACTTTGCAGGCCAGGCAGCTTATTACACAACACATCAG GTGTTTCTTACTAGTAGAGCCGTGTATGTGATTGTCTTCAACCTATgcgatgattttatttttccttcagaaGATGATGACCAG AATGAGAATGAGTTATCAACCCTAGAATACATGGACTTCTGGATGCGTTCTATTCATGCACATGCAGCGGAAAATACTTCTGATGATGTAGACAATACCACCTTGTCCCCACCAATCTTTGTAGTAGGCACACATCGTAACAGTCTCCATGAGAATCCTGAAGTACAAGCAGAGATG GTGGATGAGAAGTTTAGTGAACTTCGAGAATTTCTGGCTGACAAACCATACACACGACATTTGGTGACACCATTCTATGCAGTGGAAAACAGTCTACCTTATGGAGAGGACCTACAG ATCATGCAGCTGAAGGAAGATATTGAGCGTGTAGCAGGACAACAACCTTACATGGGAGAGCAAATGCCAATACGCTGGCTGCGATTTGAACAAGAGCTGACTGAAAAAGCTGACTCGGGCACGAACTATGCCTCGCTGAACCAG GTGAGGGAAATGGCCCGAAATCATGGGGTGAATACAGATGAAGAGTTTCATACCATGCTAGCATTCTACCATGACCTTGGGCTTCTTATTCATTATGCTGCCACTGATGATAGCACAGCCATGCCAGATGACGTGTTGGCAAACACCGTCGTGCTATGTCCTCAGTGGCTAGCCCAGGCCTTCAAGCACATTGTCTTGGACAGGCGGCCTAACGACCTG TGGGATCTACAGGCAGAGTGTTGGGAGAGATTAGAGAGATCAGGCATCCTGGACAAGACTCTCTTGCCATCGTTGTTGCCTGGAAGTGCAGCTGAGCATGCAGTTCTTCTCAGACTGATGGAAAAACTAGATTTACTTTGTCCAACGGCAGCAACACAG GACTCGCAAGAGGAAAACAGTAATTATATTATCCCTATGCGACTCAGCATCTGTCACAATACCCGCAGCATGTACATGCAGACTATGGAAGATGCTGTGCTATATTTAGACTTCAACGGGTTTTTGCCAG ATGGCCTGTTTTTCCGCATTCTGAATCGTACATTCCGTTGGTCGCAAACACTGGGTGGGAGGGATCAGTGTCTCTCTCGAGATGTTGCAAGATTTTACCTTGACTCCAACCATGATCTTGTTCTGCATATGTCCCAGAGACACCTTCACAGAGTGAAG GTAGTAATCATGTTTGTGGGGCAACAAGAAGCCACTTCTCCTCGTCGTACTGGCAGACCACAGCCTGCTGCCTGTGCTTTG GTGCGCAATTTCCTAGAGTCTACCCTGGCAGACCTGCGTCACCTGTGGATGAAGCGTATTGCATACCAGGTGTGTGTGGTTTGCCCTTGCAAGCGTGTGTGTGAACTGCACAAGACTGAAGGATGCAATGAAGAGAATTGTCTACATTTTCTTCACCTGGATGAATGCCTTGCAAGCAAG GTGGTGTGCTGTGAACATCGACGTGTGAAAACAGATGGTGTACGTTCTTGGTTTCCCGAACCTCAGAATCTTG GCTTTCAAGCACCCATTGTGCCAGTTGTTCAGTTGGAGGAGAGCTATGGAAACATTGAAAAGCAAATTCAGGGCCTACCTTTGTGGATGAAGAGTGCCGCAAAACTGTTAAACAGCGGGGATGAGAACCAGGACTGGATGGCCCTGGCCCGACTCTTGG AATATAAGGCATCACGCATTGAACGCCTAACAGAAGATGCCAATCCAGCTCTGGCATTTCTGATGGACTGGGTGGTTTCCAATGGCAACACAACCATGGCTGTTGACCTGCTGACCTCTTGCCTTCAGCAGCTGGGACGTGATGATGTCATCATGTTGATTCAGCGTGCTAGAG AGAATGAGGGTCCTGCTCCTCAGGTGTTCCTCAGCTACCAGTGGGAAGCTCAAGATCAGGTGCGCAGCATTAGGGATCATTTGGAGCGGCTGGGCTACTCCTGCTGGATGGATGTGGGCCAAATGGGTGGTGGTGATCATCTGCGTGCTAAAATTGAGGAGGGGCTGCGCAATTGTAAG gtGGTGGTTGCCTGCCTGTCTGCGCGCTATGTAGCATCACAGTTGTGCAGCAGGGAGCTGTGTCTGGCTGACTTGCTGCAGAAGCCAATCGTGCCAGTCATGCTTCACCCCCTTCCCTGGCCCCCACCTGGTGCTGTGGCCCTTTGCCTGGCCCACTTAGTTTACATCAATATGCAAG GTGTGGGAGGGCATGGAGGATCTGGAATTCATGCTGATCTGCAAGACAAGTATGCGGAAATTGTTCAGCGTGTTGCCATGTATGCTACACCAACACTTACTCCATATGTCCGCCTCAGCAAGCTTACTTCCGGAATCCAGAGGCAGTTGTCCCAATCATCAGACACCTCAGAGACAGGAAGTGAAGAGCCAGTGACATACCGATACCCAAGTGAGGGATCCTTCAGTGAACGCATACCTCAGTACATGCATGATCCCTCTGAGCCATCCATGGACGTCCTGCTGTCGCGCATCAGTGAGTCAGAGGTTGCTGCTCCCATGCGGCAAGTTCCCACAGCTAATGTGACAAAATGCACTGTGTGCACCGTCTTGTGA